The DNA sequence CTTGGCTGTAAAATATCCCCTGCAGCTCATTACCCCCCATTTGAAACGGCGGGCTCACAGCCAGTTCGATAATCTGCCCTGGCTCCGGGAGCTGCAAACCCAGGCGATTTCGGTCAATACCGTCGACGCCGATTCCCGAGGGATCCGGTCGGGAGATCTGGTCCGGGTTTTCAACGATCGGGGTGCGGTCAGGATTCCCGCCAAGGTGACCGAGAGGATTATGCCCGGGGTGGTCGCCCTTCCTCAGGGCGCCTGGTATAGTCCCGATGAAAACGGAATCGACTATGGGGGCTGTGCCAATGTCCTGACCAAAAACCAAATTTCACCGGGCGGCGCCTTTACTCCCCATACGGCCCTGGTGCAAATAGAAAAGGTGGGCCAATAAGCTATGCAATACGGAATGTATATCAATGAAAATCGTTGTATGGGCTGTTTCGCCTGTGTCGTGGCCTGCAAGGACTGGCATGATGTTCCTGCCGGACCGGCAAGCTGGATGAGGGTGAAAACTATCGAAAAAGGTAAGTATCCGGATCTGTTTGTGGCTTTTCTGCCGGTGACCTGCAATCATTGTCTCCACCCGGCCTGTGTTGCAGTCTGCCCGGTGGAGGCCATTAGCAAACGGCCGGAAGACGGTATTGTGACCGTGGACCGAGAAGCCTGCCTGGGCAAGGATCAATGCGGTCTGTGTCTCCAGGCCTGTCCTTATGACGCCCCGCAATTCGGGGAGGAAGCCGATGCCCGAATGCAGAAGTGTGACTGGTGCCTGGACCGGTTGACCGAGGGAAAGAAACCGATATGTGTGATTAGTTGCCCTATGCAGGTCATAGACATCGGTCCCTTGGATGAATTACGGGCACAATACGGCGATGTCCGGGAAACCGAGAGTTTCACCTACTCTGAAGAACTCGCCCCCTCGGTACTATTCAAACCCAAGAGGGATGAAAGAAATCTGGCCATAGGGAAGATTGAAGTTACTCCAAGGGTCGGAACTGAGGGTTAGCAGCCAGGGGAGCTCTCTCCATTCATTCCGGTCTGTGACAAGACAGCACAAATGGGTCGGATGGATGAAAAACTCTTTTGGAGGAAATACCATGACCGAAAAAAATACAGAACTCTCGTCCCATTGCATCTTCTTCATCAAGCAGCCCATTCTGGATGTCAATCGGAGTATTTGGGGATACGAACTGCAGGGCGGGGAATTAAAGGATGGAATCTATGAGGTTTTTCCCCAGCAGGATAGCGCCTCCGGCCTGTCTTCCAGCACTTATCTGGGCCTGCAGGAGGCCATGGAGCGGGGCAAGCAGATCATGGTCGGTTTTGACGAGGCCGGCATCCTGACCGGGATACCCCACGCCCTGCCGCCTGCCAGCGGGGTGGTGCGGGTGCTCCCCGGCGAATCTTACGATCCCGGACTGGCACCGGCTCTGGAGAGGCTGCGAAACGATGGCTATCAAACCGCTCTGGAATTCATACCCGGAAGATCCATCCCGGATGCGCTATACGGTCTGGCCGATATCGTCTCTATTGATCTCTCCCTGGGAAAGCCGGATCAGTCCTGGTTGGTTCGAAAAACACCCCGCCCCCCCAGGATGCTGGCCCGGGGTGTCAAGACCCAGGACCAATTCCAATCGGCCAGGGATCTGGGCTTCGCCTTGTTTCAAGGTCCCTTCTTCAAAGAACCGGAGTATGTGCAGAATCGCCAGCTCGGCTCCAACGAGGTGGCCCGGTTGAACCTGTTGCGTCTTCTTGAAGCCGAGGACGCGGAGGTCAACGTCCTGGCCGAGGCCATCCGCTCCGACGTCTCGGTCAGCTTCCGTCTCCTCTCCTACCTGAACAGCGCCTGGTTCGGTCGGAAGCAAAATATCCAATCCATCGATCAGGCCATCATGCTTCTCGGATGGACCAAGCTCAGAGGCTGGTTGCGCGCCTTACTCTTCGTCGACCTGGCCGGGAAGGAAGAGGTCCCCCGGGAGTTGGCGGTCCTTTCCCTGAATCGCGGAAAGTTCCTCGAACTGCTGGCCATGAAGGTCGATTATTGGGGATTTAATCCGAATACCCTGTTCCTCCTGGGCTTATTTTCCCTGCTGGACTCCATCCTGGGGCTGCCCATGGAAAAGGTGGTGGAGTTGCTGCCACTGGAGGCCAAGCTCAAGGCGGCCCTTCGTCGCGACCCCAACAATGAGTACCGTCTTCTCTTCGAATTATTGGAGTCCTTGGAGGATGGCGATTGGTCGGCCCTCGAAATCTTGACGCAGAAGCTCTTTCTGGACCTTAACCTCATCAAAGAAAACTTTGCCCAGGCCCGGGACTGGGCCGGTAGTTTTTTTACTCAGGCGGAGTAATGTTTA is a window from the Deltaproteobacteria bacterium genome containing:
- a CDS encoding HDOD domain-containing protein produces the protein MTEKNTELSSHCIFFIKQPILDVNRSIWGYELQGGELKDGIYEVFPQQDSASGLSSSTYLGLQEAMERGKQIMVGFDEAGILTGIPHALPPASGVVRVLPGESYDPGLAPALERLRNDGYQTALEFIPGRSIPDALYGLADIVSIDLSLGKPDQSWLVRKTPRPPRMLARGVKTQDQFQSARDLGFALFQGPFFKEPEYVQNRQLGSNEVARLNLLRLLEAEDAEVNVLAEAIRSDVSVSFRLLSYLNSAWFGRKQNIQSIDQAIMLLGWTKLRGWLRALLFVDLAGKEEVPRELAVLSLNRGKFLELLAMKVDYWGFNPNTLFLLGLFSLLDSILGLPMEKVVELLPLEAKLKAALRRDPNNEYRLLFELLESLEDGDWSALEILTQKLFLDLNLIKENFAQARDWAGSFFTQAE
- a CDS encoding 4Fe-4S dicluster domain-containing protein is translated as MQYGMYINENRCMGCFACVVACKDWHDVPAGPASWMRVKTIEKGKYPDLFVAFLPVTCNHCLHPACVAVCPVEAISKRPEDGIVTVDREACLGKDQCGLCLQACPYDAPQFGEEADARMQKCDWCLDRLTEGKKPICVISCPMQVIDIGPLDELRAQYGDVRETESFTYSEELAPSVLFKPKRDERNLAIGKIEVTPRVGTEG